A region of Etheostoma cragini isolate CJK2018 chromosome 2, CSU_Ecrag_1.0, whole genome shotgun sequence DNA encodes the following proteins:
- the kdm2aa gene encoding lysine (K)-specific demethylase 2Aa isoform X3 → MGRAGTRRRYHDDGISDEEIDGRRMFDLEEKVHSQRFSSNRVLRMEGKDLTFEFIQRGGLRDPIVFEKPDGLGLKMPDPDFSVNDVKMFVGSRRMIDVMDVSTQKGTEMSMAQWTRYYETPPSQREKLYNVISLEFSHTKLENLVRRPATVDLIDWVDNMWPRHLKERQRDSTNSINDMQYPKVQKYCLMSVEGCYTDFHIDFGGTSVWYHILRGSKVFWLIPPTPQNLELYENWVLSGKQGDIFLGDRASECQRIELKQGCTFIIPSGWIHAVYTPVDSMVFGGNFLHSFNIPMQLNICNIEDRTRVPLKFRYPFYYEMCWYVLERYVFSMTKTSYLTPEFQKHTLGIGLKKPAGPDPASEQVEEEEDSGGSDEDTSEQQSDKPAVKLYLTPLELEGMWNLLGKLESLPSNKKCVPAGIHNAPALITHIKALLKEHANDNPKLSYTGKPIVKWPKRPSWYQPPPPPPPPPRPKLATIPIIPRPQKPASSMSVLRRRRVRCKRCEACMRPECGDCNFCRDMKKFGGPGKLKQTCVLRQCLSPGLPLSAVCEICKEPNQEETGDPSLTLMECSNCAQIVHPACLTVQGEGVVNKDLPSCWECPKCVQGITDPESSGSDEPLAAGQQHIRPLGPLVLRLGPGPSATIGGPVGTQQDGEVVRCGFFPPPSLPSCSSSSSASLLLVAAPLPSQPISSRLQSKGDKGEGLPVKRKSSTLLDARMAKIYRRQRHSRDGDDSASDDDDDDDEACQRRKGALHTRGGSHSSRRGFGANRRGLLRGGSSHRGSRGGLMTPSSSSSLKLKRGMGMREGGRRGRGVRLRGGSRMQRRGDDSEESDDDDDDDEDDDDEEEDSEDGDKERVHRRCRRRRRTDDDEDEDSDGQDFDPEEDEMDTLEDEEEEEEEEVEEEGRWDSDPEPPVLLVSDLNDDLLSGSYLTVTLQRPHKAKRHSGSIVPKLEAAMGLRTAAGGAGSQQGFIQKKTALSKPSRLKSADTTADSITPRGPGRPRLRGNHGDRGTKDHSATSSEEDEIAATPAPSSLSPPSLLSLPSFKDVGNERGGEKEVWVSVFRYLNRAELLACMIVCKAWYKWSCDKRLWSHVDVSRCSPLSNQALAGIIKRQPTSLDLSWTPLAKRQLNCLLTRLPGLRELRVTGLSWSCLSAMVSPTLPYLRLLDLRWCEGLKDAQIKETITPPGSESSRSRLRNMVTLRLSGLDISESTLRLLQRHMPQLERLDLAHCKDITDSCIALLAAAGTHTRNTLTELTLAGCSELTDSCLSYLKRLSSLTLLDLRGCKGISRRACDAFISDLSHVALYCMMEEKLIQRLD, encoded by the exons CGGGCTGGTACCCGACGACGTTACCATGACGACGGCATCTCAGATGAGGAAATTGATGGAAGGAGGATGTTTGATCTGGAGGAGAAAGTCCACAGTCAGAGGTTCAGCTCTAACCGGGTCCTGCGCATGGAAGGAAAAG aCTTGACATTTGAGTTCATCCAGAGAGGCGGCCTGAGGGACCCAATCGTCTTTGAGAAGCCTGATGGACTGGGACTCAA GATGCCGGATCCTGACTTCAGTGTCAATGATGTCAAGATGTTTGTTG GTAGCAGACGTATGATAGATGTGATGGACGTCAGCACTCAGAAGGGGACAGAGATGTCCATGGCCCAGTGGACACGTTACTATGAGACCCCTCCATCTCAGAGAGAGAAGCTTTATAATGTCATCAGCCTGGAGTTCAGCCACACCAAGCTGGAGAACCTGGTCAGGAGACCTGCCACA gtagaCCTAATAGACTGGGTGGACAACATGTGGCCTCGTcacctgaaagagagacagagagactcaACCAACTCTATCAATGACATGCAGTACCCCAAAGTACAGAA gtaCTGTCTAATGAGTGTTGAGGGCTGCTACACAGACTTTCACATTGACTTTGGCGGGACCTCAGTGTGGTACCACATACTCAGAGGAAGCAAG gtgttCTGGCTGATCCCCCCCACCCCGCAGAACCTGGAGCTGTATGAGAACTGGGTGCTGTCGGGGAAACAGGGAGACATTTTCCTTGGAGATCGAGCATCTGAATGCCAAAGGATTGAACTAAAGCAGGGCTGCACCTTCATCATACCCTCTG GTTGGATTCATGCCGTTTACACCCCTGTGGACTCTATGGTGTTTGGAGGAAACTTTCTGCACAGCTTCAACATCCCTATGCAACTTAACATCTGTAATATAGAAGACAGAACGCGG GTTCCATTGAAATTTCGTTACCCCTTCTACTACGAGATGTGCTGGTACGTGTTGGAGCGCTACGTCTTCAGCATGACAAAGACCTCCTACCTCACGCCAGAGTTTCAGAAACACACGCTGGGCATTG gTCTGAAGAAGCCGGCAGGCCCAGATCCAGCCAGTGAacaagtggaggaggaggaggacagtgGGGGCAGTGATGAAGACACTTCAGAGCAGCAATCTGACAAGCCTGCAGTGAAGCTTTATTTGACTCCCCTTGAGCTGGAAGGAATGTGGAATCTCCTCGGTAAACTGGAGTCTCTGCCCTCCAACAAAAAGTGTGTCCCAGCGGGCATACACAATGCTCCGGCACTCATTACACACATCAAG GCTCTACTGAAGGAACATGCGAATGACAATCCCAAACTGTCCTACACAGGAAAACCCATTGTCAAGTGGCCAAAAAGA CCCTCATGGTaccagcctcctcctcctccaccacctcctcctcgtCCTAAATTGGCCACCATTCCCATCATCCCACGACCACAGAAACCAGCCTCCTCCATGTCTGTGCTGAGACGGCGCAGGGTCAG GTGTAAGCGCTGTGAAGCCTGTATGAGACCAGAATGTGGAGACTGTAACTTCTGCAGAGACATGAAGAAGTTTGGAGGACCAGGGAAGCTTAAGCAGACCTGTGTGCTTCGACAGTGTCTCTCT CCGGGCCTTCCTCTGTCTGCAGTATGTGAGATCTGCAAGGAGCCCAACCAGGAGGAAACTGGAGACCCCTCCCTCACTCTGATGGAGTGTTCCAACTGTGCGCAGATAGTCCATCCGGCCTGCCTCACG GTTCAGGGTGAAGGAGTGGTGAATAAAGACCTGCCCAGTTGCTGGGAGTGTCCAAAGTGTGTCCAAGGGATCACTGACCCAGAG TCATCAGGCAGTGATGAACCGTTGGCTGCAGGCCAGCAGCACATCCGTCCCCTTGGCCCCCTGGTCCTTAGACTGGGCCCCGGGCCCTCTGCTACCATAGGGGGTCCTGTGGGCACCCAGCAGGATGGGGAGGTGGTCCGCTGTGgtttcttccctcctccttctcttccttcctgctcttcttcctcctcagcgTCACTTCTATTGGTGGCGGCCCCTCTGCCTTCTCAGCCAATCAGCTCGAGACTG CAGTCTAAAGGAGACAAAGGTGAAGGCCTTCCAGTG AAACGGAAATCTTCCACCCTGTTGGATGCTCGTATGGCTAAGATTTATAGACGACAGCGACACAGCCGCGATGGAGACGACTCTGctagtgatgatgatgatgatgatgatgaag CCTGTCAGAGAAGAAAGGGGGCACTCCATACCCGAGGCGGGAGCCACTCTTCCAGGAGAGGGTTTGGTGCCAACAGGAGAGGCCTGCTGAGAGGAGGCTCGTCCCACAGAGGAAGCAGAGGAGGACTCATGACTCccagctcctcctcttccctcaaGCTAAAGCGAGGGATGGGcatgagggagggagggcggAGGGGACGAGGGGTGAGGCTGAGGGGAGGCTCCAGGATGCAGCGCAGAGGAGACGACTCCGAGGAGTCAGACGATGACGACGATGATGACGAAGACGACGACGACGAGGAAGAAGACAGTGAAGACGGAGACAAAGAACGAGTGCATCGTCGATGTAGGAGGAGGCGCAGGACGGAcgatgatgaagatgaggacAGTGATGGGCAGGACTTTGACCCTGAAGAGGACGAGATGGACACCctggaagatgaagaggaggaagaggaggaggaggtggaggaggaagggcGCTGGGATTCAGATCCAGAACCTCCTGTCCTCTTGGTTTCTGATCTGAATGATGACCTGCTGAGTGGCTCCTATCTCACTGTCACTCTACAGCGCCCCCACAAGGCCAAGAGACACTCTG GCTCCATTGTTCCAAAGCTGGAAGCAGCCATGGGTCTGAGGACAGCTGCTGGGGGTGCTGGTAGTCAGCAGGGCTTCATCCAAAAAAAGACTGCTCTGTCCAAACCTTCACGACTCAAGAGCGCTGACACCACAGCTGACAGTATTACCCCAAGAGGGCCTGGCAG GCCACGTCTGCGGGGTAACCATGGCGACAGAGGCACTAAAGATCACTCAGCGACTTCTTCAGAGGAAGATGAAATTGCTGCTACTCCGGCACCTTCCTCCCTGTCTCCTCCATCCCTGCTGTCTCTGCCATCTTTTAAGGACGTGGGCAacgagagaggaggggagaaggaggtgtgggtgtctgtgttcAGGTACTTGAACAGAGCTGAGCTGCTGGCCTGCATGATTGTCTGTAAGGCCTGGTACAAGTG GAGCTGTGACAAGCGTCTGTGGAGCCACGTGGATGTGAGTCGGTGCAGTCCGCTCAGTAACCAGGCCCTGGCAGGCATCATTAAACGCCAGCCCACCTCTCTGGACCTGTCCTGGACCCCCCTGGCCAAGAGACAGCTTAACTGTCTGCTCACCAGACTCCCAG gTCTGAGGGAGTTAAGAGTGACTGGTCTGTCCTGGTCCTGTCTGTCAGCGATGGTCTCTCCCACTCTGCCCTACCTGCGGCTTCTGGACCTGCGCTGGTGTGAAGGCCTCAAAGATGCCCAGATTAAAGAGACCATCACCCCACCTG GTTCAGAGTCGTCCCGCAGCAGACTGAGGAACATGGTGACACTGCGTCTGTCCGGTCTGGACATCAGTGAGTCCACTCTGAGGCTGCTTCAGCGCCATATGCCCCAGCTGGAGAGGCTGGACCTGGCTCACTGCAAAGACATCACCGACTCGTGTATCGCTCTGCTGGCAGCAGCCGGGACTCACACCCGCAACACTCTCACCGAACTTACACTGGCAG gTTGCAGTGAGCTGACAGACAGCTGTCTGTCCTACCTGAAGAGACTTTCCTCTCTGACTCTGCTGGACCTCAGAGGCTGTAAAGGCATCAGCAGACGTGCATGTGACGCCTTCATCTCTGACCTGTCCCATGTTGCCCTCTACTGTATGATGGAGGAGAAGCTCATCCAACGCCTGGATTaa
- the kdm2aa gene encoding lysine (K)-specific demethylase 2Aa isoform X5: MDDSKPRYSKRLRAGTRRRYHDDGISDEEIDGRRMFDLEEKVHSQRFSSNRVLRMEGKDLTFEFIQRGGLRDPIVFEKPDGLGLKMPDPDFSVNDVKMFVGSRRMIDVMDVSTQKGTEMSMAQWTRYYETPPSQREKLYNVISLEFSHTKLENLVRRPATVDLIDWVDNMWPRHLKERQRDSTNSINDMQYPKVQKYCLMSVEGCYTDFHIDFGGTSVWYHILRGSKVFWLIPPTPQNLELYENWVLSGKQGDIFLGDRASECQRIELKQGCTFIIPSGWIHAVYTPVDSMVFGGNFLHSFNIPMQLNICNIEDRTRVPLKFRYPFYYEMCWYVLERYVFSMTKTSYLTPEFQKHTLGIGLKKPAGPDPASEQVEEEEDSGGSDEDTSEQQSDKPAVKLYLTPLELEGMWNLLGKLESLPSNKKCVPAGIHNAPALITHIKALLKEHANDNPKLSYTGKPIVKWPKRPSWYQPPPPPPPPPRPKLATIPIIPRPQKPASSMSVLRRRRVRCKRCEACMRPECGDCNFCRDMKKFGGPGKLKQTCVLRQCLSPGLPLSAVCEICKEPNQEETGDPSLTLMECSNCAQIVHPACLTVQGEGVVNKDLPSCWECPKCVQGITDPESKGDKGEGLPVKRKSSTLLDARMAKIYRRQRHSRDGDDSASDDDDDDDEACQRRKGALHTRGGSHSSRRGFGANRRGLLRGGSSHRGSRGGLMTPSSSSSLKLKRGMGMREGGRRGRGVRLRGGSRMQRRGDDSEESDDDDDDDEDDDDEEEDSEDGDKERVHRRCRRRRRTDDDEDEDSDGQDFDPEEDEMDTLEDEEEEEEEEVEEEGRWDSDPEPPVLLVSDLNDDLLSGSYLTVTLQRPHKAKRHSGSIVPKLEAAMGLRTAAGGAGSQQGFIQKKTALSKPSRLKSADTTADSITPRGPGRPRLRGNHGDRGTKDHSATSSEEDEIAATPAPSSLSPPSLLSLPSFKDVGNERGGEKEVWVSVFRYLNRAELLACMIVCKAWYKWSCDKRLWSHVDVSRCSPLSNQALAGIIKRQPTSLDLSWTPLAKRQLNCLLTRLPGLRELRVTGLSWSCLSAMVSPTLPYLRLLDLRWCEGLKDAQIKETITPPGSESSRSRLRNMVTLRLSGLDISESTLRLLQRHMPQLERLDLAHCKDITDSCIALLAAAGTHTRNTLTELTLAGCSELTDSCLSYLKRLSSLTLLDLRGCKGISRRACDAFISDLSHVALYCMMEEKLIQRLD, from the exons ATGGATGATTCCAAGCCGAGGTACAGCAAAAGGCTG CGGGCTGGTACCCGACGACGTTACCATGACGACGGCATCTCAGATGAGGAAATTGATGGAAGGAGGATGTTTGATCTGGAGGAGAAAGTCCACAGTCAGAGGTTCAGCTCTAACCGGGTCCTGCGCATGGAAGGAAAAG aCTTGACATTTGAGTTCATCCAGAGAGGCGGCCTGAGGGACCCAATCGTCTTTGAGAAGCCTGATGGACTGGGACTCAA GATGCCGGATCCTGACTTCAGTGTCAATGATGTCAAGATGTTTGTTG GTAGCAGACGTATGATAGATGTGATGGACGTCAGCACTCAGAAGGGGACAGAGATGTCCATGGCCCAGTGGACACGTTACTATGAGACCCCTCCATCTCAGAGAGAGAAGCTTTATAATGTCATCAGCCTGGAGTTCAGCCACACCAAGCTGGAGAACCTGGTCAGGAGACCTGCCACA gtagaCCTAATAGACTGGGTGGACAACATGTGGCCTCGTcacctgaaagagagacagagagactcaACCAACTCTATCAATGACATGCAGTACCCCAAAGTACAGAA gtaCTGTCTAATGAGTGTTGAGGGCTGCTACACAGACTTTCACATTGACTTTGGCGGGACCTCAGTGTGGTACCACATACTCAGAGGAAGCAAG gtgttCTGGCTGATCCCCCCCACCCCGCAGAACCTGGAGCTGTATGAGAACTGGGTGCTGTCGGGGAAACAGGGAGACATTTTCCTTGGAGATCGAGCATCTGAATGCCAAAGGATTGAACTAAAGCAGGGCTGCACCTTCATCATACCCTCTG GTTGGATTCATGCCGTTTACACCCCTGTGGACTCTATGGTGTTTGGAGGAAACTTTCTGCACAGCTTCAACATCCCTATGCAACTTAACATCTGTAATATAGAAGACAGAACGCGG GTTCCATTGAAATTTCGTTACCCCTTCTACTACGAGATGTGCTGGTACGTGTTGGAGCGCTACGTCTTCAGCATGACAAAGACCTCCTACCTCACGCCAGAGTTTCAGAAACACACGCTGGGCATTG gTCTGAAGAAGCCGGCAGGCCCAGATCCAGCCAGTGAacaagtggaggaggaggaggacagtgGGGGCAGTGATGAAGACACTTCAGAGCAGCAATCTGACAAGCCTGCAGTGAAGCTTTATTTGACTCCCCTTGAGCTGGAAGGAATGTGGAATCTCCTCGGTAAACTGGAGTCTCTGCCCTCCAACAAAAAGTGTGTCCCAGCGGGCATACACAATGCTCCGGCACTCATTACACACATCAAG GCTCTACTGAAGGAACATGCGAATGACAATCCCAAACTGTCCTACACAGGAAAACCCATTGTCAAGTGGCCAAAAAGA CCCTCATGGTaccagcctcctcctcctccaccacctcctcctcgtCCTAAATTGGCCACCATTCCCATCATCCCACGACCACAGAAACCAGCCTCCTCCATGTCTGTGCTGAGACGGCGCAGGGTCAG GTGTAAGCGCTGTGAAGCCTGTATGAGACCAGAATGTGGAGACTGTAACTTCTGCAGAGACATGAAGAAGTTTGGAGGACCAGGGAAGCTTAAGCAGACCTGTGTGCTTCGACAGTGTCTCTCT CCGGGCCTTCCTCTGTCTGCAGTATGTGAGATCTGCAAGGAGCCCAACCAGGAGGAAACTGGAGACCCCTCCCTCACTCTGATGGAGTGTTCCAACTGTGCGCAGATAGTCCATCCGGCCTGCCTCACG GTTCAGGGTGAAGGAGTGGTGAATAAAGACCTGCCCAGTTGCTGGGAGTGTCCAAAGTGTGTCCAAGGGATCACTGACCCAGAG TCTAAAGGAGACAAAGGTGAAGGCCTTCCAGTG AAACGGAAATCTTCCACCCTGTTGGATGCTCGTATGGCTAAGATTTATAGACGACAGCGACACAGCCGCGATGGAGACGACTCTGctagtgatgatgatgatgatgatgatgaag CCTGTCAGAGAAGAAAGGGGGCACTCCATACCCGAGGCGGGAGCCACTCTTCCAGGAGAGGGTTTGGTGCCAACAGGAGAGGCCTGCTGAGAGGAGGCTCGTCCCACAGAGGAAGCAGAGGAGGACTCATGACTCccagctcctcctcttccctcaaGCTAAAGCGAGGGATGGGcatgagggagggagggcggAGGGGACGAGGGGTGAGGCTGAGGGGAGGCTCCAGGATGCAGCGCAGAGGAGACGACTCCGAGGAGTCAGACGATGACGACGATGATGACGAAGACGACGACGACGAGGAAGAAGACAGTGAAGACGGAGACAAAGAACGAGTGCATCGTCGATGTAGGAGGAGGCGCAGGACGGAcgatgatgaagatgaggacAGTGATGGGCAGGACTTTGACCCTGAAGAGGACGAGATGGACACCctggaagatgaagaggaggaagaggaggaggaggtggaggaggaagggcGCTGGGATTCAGATCCAGAACCTCCTGTCCTCTTGGTTTCTGATCTGAATGATGACCTGCTGAGTGGCTCCTATCTCACTGTCACTCTACAGCGCCCCCACAAGGCCAAGAGACACTCTG GCTCCATTGTTCCAAAGCTGGAAGCAGCCATGGGTCTGAGGACAGCTGCTGGGGGTGCTGGTAGTCAGCAGGGCTTCATCCAAAAAAAGACTGCTCTGTCCAAACCTTCACGACTCAAGAGCGCTGACACCACAGCTGACAGTATTACCCCAAGAGGGCCTGGCAG GCCACGTCTGCGGGGTAACCATGGCGACAGAGGCACTAAAGATCACTCAGCGACTTCTTCAGAGGAAGATGAAATTGCTGCTACTCCGGCACCTTCCTCCCTGTCTCCTCCATCCCTGCTGTCTCTGCCATCTTTTAAGGACGTGGGCAacgagagaggaggggagaaggaggtgtgggtgtctgtgttcAGGTACTTGAACAGAGCTGAGCTGCTGGCCTGCATGATTGTCTGTAAGGCCTGGTACAAGTG GAGCTGTGACAAGCGTCTGTGGAGCCACGTGGATGTGAGTCGGTGCAGTCCGCTCAGTAACCAGGCCCTGGCAGGCATCATTAAACGCCAGCCCACCTCTCTGGACCTGTCCTGGACCCCCCTGGCCAAGAGACAGCTTAACTGTCTGCTCACCAGACTCCCAG gTCTGAGGGAGTTAAGAGTGACTGGTCTGTCCTGGTCCTGTCTGTCAGCGATGGTCTCTCCCACTCTGCCCTACCTGCGGCTTCTGGACCTGCGCTGGTGTGAAGGCCTCAAAGATGCCCAGATTAAAGAGACCATCACCCCACCTG GTTCAGAGTCGTCCCGCAGCAGACTGAGGAACATGGTGACACTGCGTCTGTCCGGTCTGGACATCAGTGAGTCCACTCTGAGGCTGCTTCAGCGCCATATGCCCCAGCTGGAGAGGCTGGACCTGGCTCACTGCAAAGACATCACCGACTCGTGTATCGCTCTGCTGGCAGCAGCCGGGACTCACACCCGCAACACTCTCACCGAACTTACACTGGCAG gTTGCAGTGAGCTGACAGACAGCTGTCTGTCCTACCTGAAGAGACTTTCCTCTCTGACTCTGCTGGACCTCAGAGGCTGTAAAGGCATCAGCAGACGTGCATGTGACGCCTTCATCTCTGACCTGTCCCATGTTGCCCTCTACTGTATGATGGAGGAGAAGCTCATCCAACGCCTGGATTaa